In bacterium, the following proteins share a genomic window:
- a CDS encoding right-handed parallel beta-helix repeat-containing protein has translation MSCDPTLPSSYDVRRFGALGDGQTLTTAALQQALDTCAADGGGTVVVPAGTYLTGTLYLRSHVTLHLCAGATLLGSPRPEDYNPDDVFPENRVFAIEKVSGAHLIIAYRQEHVAITGEGTIDGNSAAFFEALPEEEITRSYRRKSRNFPFRGWRPGQMVFFCRCTDVAVRDVTLRNAPYWTLFLHGCRWVQVRGLHITNPPQTANGDGIDLDCCQEVTVSDCLIESGDDCITLRANAAPLGEAAQDCANVVVTNCVLSTPCNAMRIGVGDGVVRDCTCSNIIIKEARTGLSIVACYSERSAHGARLENLHFAHCVMDTMMPINLQLGPHAKPPATIRNLSFSHFHLLARQGCYFGGNPGHPVQDLRLHEVDLRLTEGDVNPSFQAAQAHPGGGANGIPSGLLASYVDGLRVDGLRVRWEDDAVADWQYAAEIEHSTNVALERVEATPPPHFAERDAVRYEG, from the coding sequence CGACGGTGGCGGCACGGTGGTCGTGCCCGCCGGCACGTACCTCACCGGCACGCTCTACCTGAGGAGCCATGTGACGCTGCACCTGTGCGCCGGCGCCACCCTCCTGGGCAGCCCCCGGCCGGAAGACTACAACCCCGACGACGTCTTCCCCGAGAACCGCGTCTTCGCGATCGAGAAGGTCTCGGGCGCCCACCTCATCATTGCCTATCGCCAGGAGCATGTGGCGATCACCGGCGAGGGCACCATTGACGGCAACAGCGCCGCGTTCTTCGAGGCGCTGCCGGAAGAGGAGATCACGCGCTCGTATCGCCGCAAGAGCCGCAACTTCCCCTTCCGCGGCTGGCGCCCGGGCCAGATGGTCTTCTTCTGCCGCTGCACTGATGTCGCCGTGCGCGACGTCACGCTGCGCAACGCGCCGTACTGGACGCTGTTCCTGCACGGCTGCCGCTGGGTGCAAGTGCGCGGACTGCACATCACCAACCCGCCTCAGACCGCCAACGGCGACGGGATAGACCTGGACTGCTGCCAGGAGGTTACGGTCAGCGACTGCCTGATCGAGTCAGGCGATGACTGCATCACCTTGCGCGCCAACGCCGCCCCGCTGGGCGAGGCAGCCCAGGACTGCGCGAACGTAGTCGTGACCAACTGCGTGCTCAGCACGCCGTGCAACGCCATGCGCATCGGCGTGGGCGACGGGGTCGTGCGCGACTGCACCTGCAGCAACATCATCATCAAGGAGGCCCGCACGGGGCTGAGCATCGTCGCCTGCTACTCGGAGCGCTCCGCCCACGGTGCGCGCCTGGAGAACCTGCACTTCGCGCACTGCGTCATGGACACCATGATGCCGATCAACCTGCAACTGGGGCCACACGCCAAGCCGCCGGCCACGATCCGCAACCTGAGCTTCTCCCACTTCCATCTGCTGGCCCGGCAGGGCTGCTACTTCGGCGGCAACCCCGGCCACCCGGTCCAGGACCTGCGCCTGCACGAAGTGGACCTGCGCCTGACCGAGGGCGACGTCAACCCGAGCTTCCAGGCCGCGCAGGCCCATCCGGGCGGCGGCGCCAACGGCATCCCCTCGGGCCTGCTCGCGAGCTACGTGGACGGGCTACGGGTGGACGGTCTGCGGGTGCGCTGGGAGGACGACGCCGTCGCGGACTGGCAGTACGCGGCCGAGATCGAGCATAGCACGAACGTAGCGTTGGAGCGCGTCGAGGCCACCCCGCCCCCGCACTTCGCCGAGCGGGACGCTGTGCGCTACGAGGGGTAG
- a CDS encoding ExsB family transcriptional regulator translates to MRHVSIQEITAQDLNPEKFIATQAASISAAVGSGLAVNALSGGVDSSVVTMLGHRALGDRLKTYLIDNALMREGEPERIVRLFADLGVRVELIDARDKFLTALRGVTDPEAKREAVTQTFYRDVFGDLVRASGARHLLQGTILTDVDETVAGIKRQHNVFAQLGIDPQQAFGYEILEPIVQLRKDGVRKLAQGLGLPESVYNRMPFPGPALAARIVGEATAERLALVRQATSITEEELAGVKAFQYMAILHEDRVTGMRAGERDFGLQIEVRCWDSTDARTARPTRLPWETLERLSARLTGEVPGVVSVTYNIATKPPSTMEVV, encoded by the coding sequence AGCCGCGGTCGGCTCCGGTCTGGCCGTCAATGCACTGTCCGGGGGCGTGGATTCGTCGGTGGTGACGATGCTGGGGCATCGGGCCCTGGGGGACCGTCTGAAGACGTACCTCATAGACAATGCGCTGATGCGCGAGGGCGAGCCGGAGCGCATCGTGCGGCTGTTCGCGGACCTGGGTGTGCGTGTGGAGCTGATTGATGCCCGCGACAAATTCCTGACGGCCCTGAGGGGGGTGACGGACCCGGAGGCCAAGCGGGAGGCCGTGACGCAGACCTTCTACCGCGATGTCTTCGGCGACCTGGTCCGGGCCAGCGGCGCCCGGCACTTGCTGCAGGGCACGATCCTCACGGACGTGGATGAGACCGTAGCGGGCATCAAGCGGCAACACAATGTGTTCGCCCAACTGGGGATTGACCCCCAGCAGGCCTTCGGCTACGAGATCCTCGAGCCCATCGTCCAACTGCGCAAGGATGGGGTGCGGAAGCTGGCCCAGGGGCTGGGGTTACCCGAGTCCGTGTATAACCGCATGCCGTTCCCCGGGCCTGCCCTCGCGGCCCGCATCGTCGGGGAAGCGACGGCGGAACGGCTGGCGCTGGTCCGGCAGGCGACGAGCATCACCGAAGAGGAACTGGCCGGCGTGAAGGCCTTCCAGTACATGGCGATCCTGCACGAGGACCGGGTCACGGGGATGCGCGCGGGGGAGCGTGACTTCGGGCTGCAGATCGAGGTGCGCTGCTGGGACAGCACGGACGCGCGCACCGCGCGCCCGACGCGATTGCCGTGGGAGACACTGGAGCGCCTCAGCGCGCGCCTGACGGGCGAGGTCCCCGGCGTGGTCAGCGTCACCTACAACATCGCCACCAAGCCGCCCTCCACCATGGAGGTCGTGTAG